The proteins below are encoded in one region of Actinomycetota bacterium:
- a CDS encoding glycosyltransferase: protein MPLKRKNINDYEPVAGKEVVDEARRLAEELKGLRVLQINSTSYGGGVAELLATLVPLEASLGIKADWKTLPQHAEFFEVTKRFHNALQGADYAPPEEDIENYLDHNRLSAEGDGSSYDVVIAHDPQTAAFRHFAGGRGAKWVWRCHIDTSNASFPAWDFVRPFVNEHDAVVFTMKEFLPSGMRIPKERVFFIAPAIDPLSTKNMELPVTLSRTVLSEFGLDLERPLLTQVSRFDPWKDPFGVIRTYRQVKESIPGLQLALIGSMATDDPEAWEIYSSIETELRDDSDAFIFTNLNGVGGVEVNAFQRLSDVIIQKSIREGFGLVVSEALWKQTPVVAGNTGGIPLQMSNGIGGFLAGADEEYVARIEFLLGNPGEAKEIAMLGQEAVRERFLITRLLIDELKLLRSIVL from the coding sequence ATGCCTCTGAAGAGAAAGAACATCAACGATTACGAGCCTGTTGCAGGAAAGGAGGTCGTGGACGAGGCTCGCCGCCTGGCCGAGGAACTAAAAGGTTTGCGCGTATTGCAGATAAACTCCACCTCCTATGGCGGCGGCGTCGCTGAACTCCTGGCGACGCTTGTCCCCCTCGAGGCTTCGCTGGGCATCAAGGCGGACTGGAAGACGCTGCCGCAACACGCTGAATTCTTCGAGGTGACCAAACGCTTCCATAACGCACTGCAGGGAGCGGATTACGCGCCCCCCGAGGAGGACATCGAGAATTATCTGGATCACAACCGCCTGTCGGCTGAAGGCGATGGTTCCAGTTATGATGTCGTGATCGCCCATGACCCCCAAACCGCGGCCTTTCGCCATTTTGCCGGGGGCCGAGGCGCCAAATGGGTATGGCGCTGTCACATCGACACCTCAAACGCTTCTTTTCCGGCCTGGGACTTCGTCCGTCCCTTTGTTAACGAGCACGACGCGGTGGTCTTCACCATGAAGGAGTTTCTCCCGTCGGGGATGCGCATCCCGAAAGAGCGAGTCTTTTTCATCGCCCCGGCTATCGATCCGCTCTCAACAAAAAACATGGAACTCCCGGTAACATTGAGCCGGACGGTCCTTTCTGAGTTCGGTTTAGACCTCGAGCGGCCGCTGCTGACGCAGGTCTCCCGCTTCGATCCATGGAAAGATCCCTTCGGTGTCATACGTACGTACCGTCAGGTGAAGGAATCCATCCCCGGGCTCCAGCTGGCTCTGATCGGGTCGATGGCCACTGACGATCCCGAGGCATGGGAGATCTATTCCTCGATCGAGACTGAGTTGAGGGATGACAGCGATGCCTTTATCTTCACGAATCTCAACGGAGTCGGCGGCGTGGAGGTCAACGCGTTTCAGCGGTTGAGCGATGTGATCATCCAGAAATCGATCAGGGAGGGATTCGGCCTGGTCGTATCGGAGGCGCTCTGGAAGCAAACGCCGGTAGTCGCGGGCAATACCGGGGGTATTCCCCTGCAGATGAGCAACGGTATCGGCGGATTTCTCGCCGGTGCCGACGAGGAGTATGTGGCCCGAATAGAATTCCTGCTCGGAAATCCTGGGGAGGCAAAGGAAATAGCAATGTTGGGACAGGAGGCGGTACGGGAACGGTTCCTGATAACCCGTCTCTTGATCGATGAACTGAAGCTGCTTCGGTCTATTGTTCTCTAG
- a CDS encoding ABC transporter permease, producing the protein MRVPVARRNLFSDLTRLGISVGGVAIAILLMLTLLGIYKGTLDQSTSYVNNVGADLWVAQAGAKDMFHTFSIVPLSLADEISLIDGVSEVHPLISRPTLVPIGGRENTMTVVGYHTGTGVGGPWDIAEGRAPPGPGEIVLDRSIMKQNGLKLNDSIDLEGVPHKIVGVSRGTTLIINPYAFIDLEEAGKFLGPGRVSFLMVKLNDPARAQQVSNEIADSHPELAVFSREKFAENNASVIREAFLPILAVLVVIAFAAGVAIVGLVVYSATIERYREYGILKAVGAGSRNLYGIVFKQSVISSLIGFLVGSAASFGVAWIVMQAVAKISVSFSWIHFASALLAALSMSVLASYIPIRKINKIDPMIVFKA; encoded by the coding sequence TTGCGGGTACCTGTTGCCAGGCGCAATCTTTTTTCCGACCTGACGAGGCTGGGCATCAGCGTCGGTGGTGTAGCCATAGCCATCCTGCTGATGCTGACCCTGTTGGGGATCTACAAGGGCACGCTGGACCAATCGACGTCGTATGTAAATAACGTGGGCGCTGACCTCTGGGTGGCGCAGGCGGGCGCCAAGGACATGTTCCATACATTCTCGATAGTGCCGCTGTCACTTGCGGATGAGATCTCCCTAATAGATGGGGTATCCGAGGTCCATCCGTTGATTTCCCGTCCGACTTTGGTGCCCATCGGGGGCAGAGAGAACACCATGACCGTGGTGGGCTATCACACCGGGACGGGAGTCGGCGGGCCCTGGGACATCGCCGAGGGCCGGGCTCCTCCCGGTCCCGGCGAGATAGTTCTCGACCGTTCGATAATGAAGCAAAACGGTCTGAAGCTGAACGATTCGATTGACCTGGAAGGCGTCCCGCATAAGATCGTCGGTGTTTCGCGAGGGACAACCCTCATCATAAATCCGTATGCGTTTATAGACCTGGAGGAGGCCGGCAAGTTCCTGGGTCCAGGGCGTGTCAGTTTTTTAATGGTGAAGTTGAACGACCCTGCGCGAGCACAACAGGTGAGTAACGAGATCGCGGACAGCCACCCCGAGCTGGCCGTTTTCAGCAGGGAGAAATTCGCCGAGAATAATGCATCCGTCATCCGCGAGGCCTTCCTCCCCATACTGGCTGTGCTGGTTGTGATCGCGTTCGCGGCGGGGGTGGCAATCGTCGGCCTGGTCGTCTATTCCGCCACAATTGAGCGCTACCGGGAGTACGGAATACTCAAAGCCGTGGGGGCAGGCAGCCGCAACCTCTACGGCATTGTTTTCAAGCAGTCTGTAATCAGCAGCCTCATCGGATTCCTGGTCGGGTCCGCGGCCTCGTTCGGAGTGGCCTGGATCGTGATGCAGGCAGTAGCCAAGATCAGCGTCAGTTTTTCCTGGATTCATTTCGCCAGTGCCCTTCTGGCTGCGCTCTCGATGAGCGTGCTGGCGTCATACATCCCCATCCGGAAGATCAATAAGATCGATCCCATGATCGTCTTCAAGGCCTGA
- a CDS encoding ATP-binding cassette domain-containing protein, translating to MTEATTMLELKNVSRTYGRGRTQVRAVDDVSLAVSPGEIVLIMGPSGSGKTTLLSMAGGLLQPTSGRVIIGNDDLGGLDADRLARLRLLKVGFIFQAFNLLSSLSAIENVALVMNLTGRSDASVEQESQSLLKRLGLQDRMSHRPADLSGGEKQRVAIARALANNPPMILADEPTGNLDSLAGREVMMLLFDLAREEDKAVVVVSHDPRIVDIADRVLWLEDGRLSEQHPHLEEKVRDPVCGMQMELKDVVYTTTYQGHVYHFDREKCRQDFLKDPERYSD from the coding sequence ATGACTGAAGCCACAACCATGCTCGAATTAAAGAATGTTTCCCGGACCTATGGCCGGGGACGCACACAGGTGAGAGCGGTCGATGACGTCAGCCTGGCGGTTTCGCCTGGAGAGATCGTGCTGATTATGGGTCCTTCTGGCTCGGGCAAAACAACGCTGCTTTCCATGGCCGGAGGCCTGCTTCAGCCTACTTCAGGCCGAGTTATCATAGGAAACGACGATCTGGGTGGGCTTGACGCCGACCGGCTTGCGAGGTTGCGTCTGTTGAAAGTGGGCTTTATTTTTCAGGCGTTTAATCTGCTTTCCAGTCTCTCGGCAATAGAAAATGTGGCGCTGGTCATGAATCTTACCGGGCGCTCGGACGCCTCCGTCGAGCAGGAATCACAATCGCTTCTGAAGCGCCTGGGGCTCCAGGATCGCATGAGCCACCGGCCAGCTGACCTTTCCGGTGGTGAAAAGCAGCGGGTGGCGATTGCCCGGGCTTTGGCGAACAACCCGCCGATGATCCTGGCTGATGAACCTACCGGTAATCTGGATTCCCTCGCAGGCCGCGAGGTGATGATGCTGCTCTTCGATCTGGCACGGGAAGAGGACAAGGCTGTGGTTGTAGTCAGCCACGACCCCCGCATCGTGGATATCGCCGACCGGGTTCTTTGGCTGGAAGACGGGCGCCTCTCCGAGCAACACCCCCATCTGGAGGAGAAGGTGCGTGACCCTGTCTGCGGTATGCAGATGGAGCTTAAGGACGTCGTATACACGACTACTTATCAGGGACACGTGTACCACTTTGACCGCGAAAAATGCCGTCAGGATTTTCTTAAAGACCCGGAGAGATATTCCGATTGA